One segment of Parvularcula sp. IMCC14364 DNA contains the following:
- a CDS encoding DUF1013 domain-containing protein — protein MSDAPLMPKATAVWLIDNTALTFDQIADFCVLHPLEVKGIADGDVAGSVRGIDPVSQNQLTREEIEKGEADPKYRLKLLRPKTVVVTKASKKKPKYTPVSKRQNRPDAIAWMVRNHPEVSDAQISKLLGTTKTTIQSIRDRSHWNSSNLEPRDPVALGLCKQMELDMVVKKAASKLPPEPVTDETSEGPRLRPAAETTAPAEPEGQKAPEDVDMSKVFSNFTDMDSEKSDS, from the coding sequence ATGTCTGACGCCCCTTTGATGCCGAAAGCGACGGCAGTCTGGCTGATTGACAATACAGCCCTGACCTTTGACCAGATCGCGGATTTCTGTGTCCTGCATCCACTTGAAGTAAAAGGCATTGCTGATGGTGATGTGGCCGGCAGCGTGCGCGGGATTGATCCGGTGTCACAAAACCAGCTGACGCGGGAAGAAATTGAAAAAGGGGAAGCGGACCCGAAATACCGGTTGAAGCTGCTGCGCCCGAAAACAGTAGTCGTCACCAAGGCAAGCAAGAAGAAGCCTAAATATACGCCTGTTTCCAAGCGCCAGAACCGCCCGGACGCGATTGCCTGGATGGTGCGCAATCATCCGGAAGTCAGCGACGCGCAGATTTCCAAACTGCTGGGCACCACGAAAACCACGATCCAGTCTATCCGTGACCGCAGCCACTGGAATTCCTCCAATCTGGAGCCACGTGACCCGGTCGCACTTGGTCTGTGCAAACAAATGGAACTGGACATGGTCGTAAAGAAAGCAGCATCCAAGCTGCCGCCTGAGCCGGTAACGGATGAAACCAGCGAAGGACCAAGATTGCGCCCGGCTGCCGAGACCACCGCGCCTGCGGAACCGGAAGGGCAAAAAGCACCGGAAGATGTTGATATGAGCAAGGTGTTCTCGAATTTCACTGACATGGACAGTGAGAAATCTGACAGCTGA
- a CDS encoding DUF599 domain-containing protein has translation MTEYLAPGLFLILWVVHSWLVERSRWRTHALSWHMEEERRKWMQTMARRELRMIDTNIISGLQSGTAFFASTSLLAIGAAFTLLNNTDSFLGIAQSLPALVRTSDPTAFQIKAIGLMLLYAYAFLKFGWAYRLFNYASILVGMVPMPKEEDREAEVESCVEKATAMCVEAGREFNRGQRAFFIAIGYLGWFFGDIFFVFSTLAVYTIMVTRQFFSPAHHAVD, from the coding sequence ATGACGGAATATCTTGCGCCGGGCCTGTTCCTGATCCTGTGGGTCGTCCATAGCTGGCTTGTGGAGCGCAGCCGCTGGCGCACTCATGCCCTTTCCTGGCACATGGAAGAAGAACGCCGCAAATGGATGCAGACCATGGCCCGGCGTGAATTGCGGATGATTGACACGAATATCATCAGTGGCCTGCAAAGCGGCACGGCCTTCTTTGCATCCACATCGTTGCTGGCCATCGGCGCGGCCTTCACCCTGTTGAACAACACAGACAGCTTTCTGGGAATTGCCCAGAGCCTGCCAGCCCTTGTGCGCACCTCTGATCCCACTGCCTTCCAGATCAAAGCCATCGGCCTGATGCTGCTTTACGCCTATGCCTTTCTGAAATTCGGCTGGGCCTACCGCCTGTTCAATTATGCGTCGATCCTGGTGGGGATGGTTCCCATGCCCAAGGAAGAAGACCGGGAAGCAGAGGTCGAGTCCTGTGTTGAAAAGGCAACCGCCATGTGCGTGGAGGCCGGGCGGGAATTCAATCGGGGGCAGCGCGCCTTCTTTATCGCTATCGGCTATCTCGGCTGGTTTTTCGGCGATATCTTTTTTGTTTTCAGCACCCTGGCCGTTTACACAATCATGGTGACCCGGCAGTTCTTCTCCCCGGCCCATCACGCCGTCGATTGA
- a CDS encoding NAD(P)H-quinone oxidoreductase — translation MTDVTHMTAVEISAPGGPEVLQSVQRPVPQPGDGAVLIRVAAAGVNRPDILQRMGLYPPPAGASDLPGLEVAGEVVALGAGVEESWLGRKVCALMAGGGYADYAVADAGLCLPVPDALSMIEAAALPETFFTVWTNVFEDGRLNPGERLLVHGGTSGIGTTAIELAHAFGAEVVTTAGSDDKCQTLKDMGVAAAFNYKSDDWEKLITEAGGVDVVLDMVGGDYVAKNLNCLKTGGRHVSIAFLGGLTAQINIMQIMRGRLTVTGSTLRARDPDEKARIASVLKDKVWPLLNAGKIKPVIDSTFPLAQANQAHALMEASSHIGKIVLTTES, via the coding sequence ATGACTGACGTGACGCACATGACTGCCGTTGAAATCAGCGCACCGGGTGGCCCGGAAGTGCTGCAGAGTGTGCAGCGCCCTGTGCCGCAGCCGGGCGACGGCGCAGTGCTGATCCGGGTGGCAGCGGCCGGTGTCAACCGGCCAGATATTTTGCAGCGTATGGGACTTTATCCACCGCCAGCAGGCGCGAGTGACCTGCCGGGTCTTGAAGTTGCCGGTGAGGTCGTGGCGCTCGGCGCGGGCGTTGAAGAAAGCTGGCTTGGCAGGAAGGTTTGTGCCCTCATGGCCGGCGGCGGCTATGCTGACTATGCGGTTGCTGATGCAGGACTCTGCCTGCCAGTGCCGGACGCCCTGTCGATGATCGAGGCGGCAGCCTTGCCGGAAACTTTTTTCACGGTCTGGACCAATGTTTTCGAAGACGGCCGTCTGAATCCGGGCGAGCGGCTTCTGGTGCATGGCGGGACCAGCGGTATTGGCACCACGGCCATCGAACTGGCCCATGCCTTCGGGGCCGAGGTGGTCACCACTGCCGGGTCTGATGACAAATGCCAGACCCTGAAAGACATGGGGGTTGCTGCTGCTTTCAACTACAAAAGCGATGACTGGGAGAAACTGATCACAGAGGCCGGCGGCGTTGATGTTGTGCTTGATATGGTGGGCGGTGACTATGTGGCAAAGAACCTCAACTGCCTGAAGACCGGTGGGCGTCACGTCTCGATCGCTTTTCTTGGTGGTCTGACGGCACAAATCAATATCATGCAGATCATGCGCGGGCGATTGACCGTCACCGGTTCCACCTTGCGGGCGCGGGATCCGGATGAAAAAGCACGTATCGCCAGCGTCTTGAAGGACAAGGTTTGGCCATTGCTGAACGCTGGCAAGATCAAGCCCGTGATTGACAGCACCTTCCCGCTGGCGCAGGCCAACCAGGCACATGCGCTGATGGAAGCCTCGAGCCATATTGGCAAAATTGTTCTGACAACGGAAAGCTGA
- a CDS encoding DUF1192 domain-containing protein has product MYECENDSGEEIALMEDVLKASVADPRGERLIDELTAQDLSALSVSDLGERIERLRGEIARCEAALDKRQGATAAAEALFKS; this is encoded by the coding sequence ATGTATGAGTGTGAGAACGACAGTGGAGAGGAGATAGCGCTTATGGAGGATGTTTTGAAGGCCTCTGTGGCTGATCCGCGCGGCGAACGCCTGATTGATGAACTGACGGCGCAGGATCTGTCCGCCCTGTCAGTCAGTGATCTGGGCGAGCGCATTGAACGACTGCGCGGTGAAATCGCGCGTTGCGAAGCAGCGCTGGATAAAAGGCAAGGAGCAACAGCTGCCGCCGAGGCCCTGTTCAAGAGCTGA
- a CDS encoding DUF429 domain-containing protein: MPATGTRKKNAAFVLGVDGCPKGWLAVRLFPHRGVPQSVEQTIFSNFNDLLRSEWGQAELVLIDMPIGLADHGRRGCDTLARRKLGKGRAASVFPAPRRPMLEFATYEAANAWGKAQGKDAGGGLSKQAWNILPKIRELDACLTPDLQEVVREAHPEVAFLRLNDGSPVVAPKRKLAGQQQRARLLEANGLMNLNRTWQQLAAEHRRQAAKLDDYYDACALALTASSICLDQPVLHLTENLTDQRGLKMEIWG; the protein is encoded by the coding sequence ATGCCAGCAACCGGAACGCGAAAAAAGAACGCCGCATTTGTGCTTGGGGTAGATGGATGCCCCAAAGGGTGGCTGGCGGTGAGGCTTTTCCCGCATCGGGGTGTCCCGCAAAGCGTTGAGCAGACCATTTTCAGTAACTTTAACGACCTCCTGCGTTCTGAATGGGGACAGGCTGAGCTTGTCCTTATTGATATGCCCATCGGGCTTGCAGATCACGGCAGACGTGGCTGCGATACGCTTGCCCGCAGGAAACTCGGCAAGGGCCGCGCCGCCAGCGTCTTCCCCGCCCCGCGACGGCCCATGCTGGAATTTGCCACCTATGAGGCAGCAAATGCCTGGGGCAAGGCGCAAGGCAAAGACGCTGGCGGCGGCCTTTCAAAGCAGGCCTGGAATATCCTGCCCAAAATCCGCGAACTCGATGCCTGCCTGACGCCGGACCTGCAGGAAGTCGTTCGCGAAGCGCACCCGGAAGTCGCTTTTCTGCGCCTCAATGATGGCAGCCCCGTTGTCGCCCCCAAGAGAAAACTGGCCGGGCAACAGCAGCGCGCCCGCCTGCTGGAAGCGAATGGCCTGATGAATCTTAACCGCACCTGGCAACAGCTTGCTGCAGAACATCGACGACAGGCCGCCAAACTTGATGATTATTACGATGCCTGTGCGCTGGCGCTTACGGCCAGTTCTATCTGCCTCGACCAGCCGGTTTTGCATCTGACCGAAAACCTGACGGACCAACGCGGCCTGAAAATGGAAATCTGGGGCTGA
- a CDS encoding DUF1465 family protein, translating to MTPHEKPSEETVVESAQVRGFVQSKLFNNIFAEGMELVEETATYLDGEGREAAKDLSRSQALAYAAVSMRLTTRLMQIASWLLVLRAVRENEMSYAEAAEDKYRLGKPDTARRAEAEDEEASLPQRLHELRDETRLLYQRISRIDADIFATAQAPVSSGDAAGQLRSLQAAFSNGL from the coding sequence GTGACGCCACACGAAAAACCATCAGAAGAAACAGTTGTCGAAAGCGCACAGGTCCGGGGATTTGTGCAATCAAAACTGTTCAACAACATATTCGCCGAAGGCATGGAGCTGGTTGAAGAGACCGCCACCTATCTGGACGGCGAGGGGCGCGAAGCTGCCAAGGACTTGTCCCGCTCACAGGCTTTGGCATATGCAGCAGTGTCGATGCGACTGACCACACGCCTCATGCAGATTGCCTCCTGGCTTTTGGTGCTACGCGCCGTGCGCGAAAATGAAATGAGCTATGCCGAGGCTGCTGAAGATAAATATCGCCTTGGCAAACCGGACACCGCGCGCCGCGCAGAAGCTGAGGATGAAGAGGCCAGCCTGCCGCAGCGCCTGCATGAATTGCGCGACGAAACACGTCTGCTCTATCAGCGCATTTCGCGCATTGATGCGGACATCTTCGCGACAGCACAGGCCCCGGTCTCCAGCGGCGATGCAGCTGGTCAGCTACGCAGCCTGCAGGCCGCTTTTTCCAATGGCCTGTAA
- the rpmE gene encoding 50S ribosomal protein L31, which produces MKKDIHPEYHMINVVMTDGTTFQTRSTYGEPGATLQLDIDPTSHPAWTGGPQRVSEKGRVSAFKNKFGNFGL; this is translated from the coding sequence ATGAAAAAAGACATTCACCCTGAATACCACATGATCAATGTGGTGATGACAGACGGCACAACATTCCAGACACGCTCTACATATGGCGAGCCTGGTGCAACATTGCAGCTTGATATCGACCCCACATCCCACCCTGCCTGGACTGGTGGTCCGCAGCGTGTTTCTGAAAAAGGTCGTGTATCTGCGTTCAAAAACAAGTTTGGCAATTTCGGCCTGTAG
- a CDS encoding strictosidine synthase family protein, whose translation MRLFVVSCVLVLLLAIIGLGGAYVAMRHLNVFQEYETAYAGSCIPVVGVPGVEDMAADVSLKRAWLSSMDRRDISGQVRGAIIAFDPENPLDTASWRDRTGGVPAVFEPLGIDLYKDEEVHRLFVVNAARPSVLIYDVGPDGRLDLAQTLTDTRLTSPNSVVAVGPSEFYVTNSSQGAGRGLLSDLGFLIGTASGSVLYFDGSSWSNAADELKRANGIEISADGAKLYVAETSAKSVAIFDRDIRSGVIVPAGALSLEGFPDNINRLEDGTLLVGTIPKPWSFSKHTSSADALSPSRIVKIEMPYEAEGMPEALFQDDGEGLSGATSAVRLGQKLLIGAYAENKFLLCN comes from the coding sequence ATGCGTTTGTTTGTCGTGTCCTGTGTTCTGGTTCTCCTTCTCGCGATCATCGGGCTGGGCGGGGCATACGTTGCCATGCGTCATCTCAATGTCTTTCAAGAATATGAGACAGCCTATGCGGGCAGTTGCATCCCCGTGGTCGGCGTGCCGGGTGTCGAAGACATGGCGGCGGATGTGAGCCTGAAACGAGCCTGGCTGTCTTCAATGGATCGCCGTGACATTTCAGGCCAGGTCAGAGGGGCGATTATAGCATTTGACCCTGAAAACCCGCTGGACACAGCGTCCTGGCGCGACAGGACAGGCGGTGTCCCCGCCGTTTTTGAGCCACTGGGTATCGATCTTTACAAGGATGAAGAGGTGCACAGGCTGTTCGTGGTCAATGCTGCCAGGCCATCGGTTCTCATCTATGATGTCGGGCCGGATGGTCGCCTCGACCTGGCGCAGACACTGACAGACACCAGATTGACCTCACCAAACAGTGTTGTTGCTGTTGGCCCGTCTGAATTCTATGTCACCAACTCAAGCCAGGGCGCAGGCCGTGGTTTGCTTTCGGATCTGGGCTTTCTCATCGGCACGGCAAGCGGCTCGGTTCTCTATTTTGACGGCAGCTCCTGGAGTAACGCCGCTGATGAACTGAAGCGGGCAAACGGGATCGAGATTTCTGCTGACGGGGCAAAGCTGTATGTGGCGGAAACGTCAGCCAAGTCTGTTGCCATATTTGATCGCGACATCCGGTCCGGCGTAATCGTACCTGCCGGTGCGCTCTCGCTTGAAGGCTTTCCCGACAATATCAACCGCCTTGAAGATGGCACACTTCTCGTTGGGACCATTCCAAAACCATGGTCGTTTTCAAAACACACAAGCAGCGCAGATGCGCTGTCACCCTCGCGCATAGTGAAGATAGAAATGCCATATGAGGCGGAGGGTATGCCTGAAGCACTTTTTCAGGATGATGGTGAAGGCCTGTCCGGCGCCACATCTGCTGTCCGGCTGGGACAAAAACTGCTGATTGGCGCTTACGCCGAAAACAAATTCCTTCTATGTAACTGA
- the thrC gene encoding threonine synthase codes for MRYLSTRGHDTGRSFTEVLLKGLADDGGLFLPETWPSLSREQIDSFTGRPYAEVAQAVVAPFIGDEIPADILREMCKAAYRRFAHPATAPLTQVGPTDWLLELSHGPTLAFKDFAMLLLGQLFEHVLGEKNERLTIVGATSGDTGAAAIEALRGLANVNVFILHPEGRVSETQRRMMTCVHEANIHNIAVQGTFDDCQALVKEMFADETFRAEIGMGAINSINWARIMAQAVYYFTSATSLGGPARAFSYVVPTGNFGDIFAGYVAKRMGLPMDVLCVATNANDILVRTLDAGTYLPQETVRTVSPSMDIQVSSNFERLISEALGRDSGAVAHLMRDLKQTGAFTLSDNILASIREEFAAYAASEPECESMMGRVCDLTGRLIDPHTAVGLVAAEKARASGRISGPAVTLSTAHPAKFPDAVEAATGKRPELPAGLQDLFEREERFSVLPNDLAIMKQHILSAS; via the coding sequence ATGCGCTATCTGTCAACGCGCGGCCACGACACTGGCCGCAGCTTTACCGAGGTTTTGCTCAAAGGCCTTGCCGATGACGGGGGCCTGTTTCTGCCTGAAACATGGCCGTCCCTTTCGCGCGAACAGATAGACAGTTTCACGGGCCGTCCCTATGCGGAGGTTGCGCAGGCAGTTGTTGCCCCGTTCATCGGTGACGAAATCCCTGCTGATATTCTGCGCGAAATGTGCAAGGCGGCCTATCGCCGTTTTGCGCATCCGGCGACAGCGCCGCTCACGCAGGTTGGGCCGACAGACTGGCTGCTGGAACTTTCCCACGGACCAACACTGGCCTTCAAGGATTTTGCCATGTTACTGCTTGGCCAGCTCTTCGAGCATGTGCTGGGCGAGAAAAACGAGCGCCTGACGATTGTCGGCGCTACGTCAGGTGATACGGGGGCTGCAGCGATTGAAGCCCTGCGCGGTCTTGCCAATGTCAATGTATTCATTCTGCATCCCGAAGGCCGCGTCTCTGAAACACAGCGCCGCATGATGACCTGCGTTCATGAGGCCAACATTCACAACATTGCCGTGCAGGGAACATTTGATGACTGTCAGGCACTGGTAAAGGAAATGTTCGCGGACGAAACCTTTCGCGCAGAGATAGGCATGGGGGCGATCAACTCGATCAACTGGGCCCGCATCATGGCACAGGCGGTGTATTACTTTACCTCAGCGACCAGTCTTGGCGGGCCTGCCAGAGCGTTCTCCTATGTGGTGCCGACAGGTAATTTCGGGGATATTTTCGCCGGCTATGTGGCGAAAAGGATGGGCCTGCCGATGGACGTGCTCTGTGTCGCAACAAATGCCAATGATATCTTGGTGCGCACGCTGGACGCCGGGACCTATCTGCCGCAGGAAACTGTCAGGACGGTTTCGCCGTCAATGGATATTCAGGTGTCCAGCAACTTTGAGCGACTGATCAGCGAAGCGCTCGGCAGAGATAGCGGCGCTGTCGCGCATCTCATGCGGGACCTCAAGCAGACGGGCGCATTCACCCTGTCTGACAATATACTTGCCTCAATACGCGAAGAATTTGCAGCCTATGCTGCCAGTGAACCTGAATGTGAAAGCATGATGGGCAGGGTATGTGACCTGACAGGTAGATTGATTGATCCGCATACAGCTGTTGGGCTTGTGGCCGCTGAAAAGGCAAGGGCAAGCGGCAGAATAAGCGGTCCGGCCGTCACCCTGTCTACTGCGCACCCGGCAAAATTCCCGGATGCTGTTGAGGCGGCAACAGGCAAGCGGCCAGAATTGCCAGCCGGTCTTCAGGACCTGTTTGAGCGTGAGGAGCGGTTCAGCGTTTTGCCGAATGACCTTGCCATCATGAAACAGCATATCCTGTCTGCATCCTGA
- a CDS encoding GNAT family N-acetyltransferase, protein MALWDYPLNDPRNPVLCQEEVYLRYPRAEDYDAWADLRGKSQSHLQPFEPRWLEQELTRPVFRKKLRLYAHDIRAGTARPYFIFRTRDDALVGGCTLSNIRYRAAMTATLGYWVGAEHTRCGYAFAAVCAVVTHAFELLGLTRVEAACLVHNQPSANLLTKAGFRQEGLARQYLQIDGKRQDHLLFALLPGDFEAALQTLAKVPQEHF, encoded by the coding sequence ATGGCACTCTGGGACTATCCGCTGAATGATCCGCGCAATCCTGTGCTCTGTCAGGAAGAGGTATATCTGCGCTATCCCAGAGCAGAAGACTATGACGCATGGGCTGATCTGCGTGGCAAGAGCCAGAGCCATCTGCAACCATTTGAGCCGCGCTGGCTTGAGCAAGAGCTGACAAGACCGGTTTTCCGAAAGAAGTTGCGGTTATATGCCCATGACATCCGGGCAGGCACCGCGCGCCCTTATTTCATCTTCAGGACCCGGGATGATGCTCTTGTTGGCGGCTGCACCCTGTCTAACATTCGCTATCGCGCTGCTATGACAGCGACACTTGGGTATTGGGTTGGCGCAGAGCATACCAGATGTGGTTATGCTTTTGCGGCGGTGTGCGCCGTTGTTACCCATGCTTTTGAACTACTTGGTCTCACGCGCGTTGAGGCAGCCTGTCTGGTGCATAATCAGCCATCAGCCAATCTGCTCACCAAAGCCGGGTTCCGGCAGGAAGGGCTTGCCCGGCAATACCTGCAAATCGACGGGAAAAGGCAGGATCATCTGCTCTTTGCCCTTTTGCCTGGTGACTTTGAGGCCGCCCTGCAAACGCTTGCAAAAGTGCCACAAGAACACTTCTGA